One part of the Drosophila teissieri strain GT53w chromosome 3R, Prin_Dtei_1.1, whole genome shotgun sequence genome encodes these proteins:
- the LOC122621401 gene encoding 40S ribosomal protein S27, with protein MPLAKDLLHPLPAEEKRKHKLKRLVQHPNSYFMDVKCPGCYRITTVFSHAQGVVVCAGCATILCQPTGGRAKLTEGCSFRRKPQ; from the exons CTAGCAAAAGATCTTCTGCACCCTCTGCCCGCCGAGGAGAAGCGCAAGCACAAGCTGAAGCGCCTGGTCCAGCACCCGAACTCGTACTTCATGGACGTGAAGTGCCCCGGCTGCTACAGGATCACCACCGTCTTCAGCCACGCCCAGGGCGTCGTGGTCTGCGCCGGATGCGCAACCATTCTGTGCCAGCCGACTGGAGGACGCGCCAAGCTGACAGAAG GCTGCTCCTTCCGCAGGAAGCCACAGTAA